A stretch of the Lolium perenne isolate Kyuss_39 chromosome 3, Kyuss_2.0, whole genome shotgun sequence genome encodes the following:
- the LOC127341085 gene encoding uncharacterized protein isoform X2 codes for MRSYLRRLMMFQTIQIIGGMCLSLSHRCQWNCIGNLLLLSTFSGLICRSCTEKNTGAYEHGETHQGKCCHSSAGSHTQRIYQLKDLLWRLCQTDRIKFIMWMPKDHEGACY; via the exons ATGAGGTCATATCTGAGAAGACTGATGATGTTTCAG ACGATCCAAATTATTGGTGGGATGTGCCTAAGTCTGTCGCACCGTTGTCAGTGGAACTGCATCGGAAATTTGTTGTTGCTATCAACATTCTCGGGATTGATA TGCAGAAGCTGTACCGAAAAGAATACTGGAGCTTATGAACATGGAGAAACTCACCAGGGAAAATGTTGCCACTCGTCTGCAG GATCTCATACACAGAGAATATATCAACTGAAGGACTTGTTGTGGAGATTATGTCAAACAGATCGAATTAAG TTCATTATGTGGATGCCAAAGGATCACGAAGGAGCGTGTTATTGA
- the LOC127341085 gene encoding uncharacterized protein isoform X1 — MRSYLRRLMMFQTIQIIGGMCLSLSHRCQWNCIGNLLLLSTFSGLICRSCTEKNTGAYEHGETHQGKCCHSSAGGELVAEDGLGAEVGSAVVAEVVMVAKGVGDGDGGEGKAMWRISYTENISTEGLVVEIMSNRSN, encoded by the exons ATGAGGTCATATCTGAGAAGACTGATGATGTTTCAG ACGATCCAAATTATTGGTGGGATGTGCCTAAGTCTGTCGCACCGTTGTCAGTGGAACTGCATCGGAAATTTGTTGTTGCTATCAACATTCTCGGGATTGATA TGCAGAAGCTGTACCGAAAAGAATACTGGAGCTTATGAACATGGAGAAACTCACCAGGGAAAATGTTGCCACTCGTCTGCAG GAGGGGAGCTGGTGGCCGAGGATGGTCTCGGGGCGGAGGTGGGTTCAGCGGTCGTGGCTGAGGTTGTGATGGTGGCCAAGGGCGTGGGAGATGGAGATGGAGGGGAGGGCAAGGCAATGTGGAG GATCTCATACACAGAGAATATATCAACTGAAGGACTTGTTGTGGAGATTATGTCAAACAGATCGAATTAA